A DNA window from Calliphora vicina chromosome 1, idCalVici1.1, whole genome shotgun sequence contains the following coding sequences:
- the LOC135949604 gene encoding uncharacterized protein LOC135949604, with amino-acid sequence MKIIIMNFLSILLIFGSVIIIECGQSSSPFGRGFFSSVVTPTSHYSIHHGGGTSSGFVPLTYKSDSKPEESNHRSSSKQSRKRKYKGYSSVCIFFITYLLFFILTSPINFYIFSPQDEDDISSESFTSDEYSNEAKHPFGENDSREYTIGTHIRVQHPITIPKKSTIPPYPTKSSKYTTIPNMGGYSMDVSHEEHGSDSYLPSTSSKKLKYSKLYEPDPFHVISPPNSKIPSHHHHHHPQSASAYGASYNAYEPDTESYENPEVAVKHLKTNLRDRYKGVASKKQIEKYIEDQEKMLDEALKLQLLTSPKFQKLLKTAENEHQFKQPEFEDEYIANVPHQFRDSFHKSVPPKSIRSRRRPQKSKSSVLSKPNRKYRSAFVIEV; translated from the exons atgaaaattataataatgaat TTTCTGAGCATATTGCTGATCTTTGGAAGTGTGATAATAATAGAATGCGGACAAAGTTCATCACCATTTGGCAGAGGCTTTTTCAGTTCTGTAGTTACACCCACATCGCATTATTCGATTCATCATGGGGGCGGTACTAGTAGTGGATTTGTGCCTTTGACTTATAAGAGTGATTCGAAGCCGGAAGAAAGCAATCATAGATCATCATCGAAGCAGTCCAGGAAACGAAAGTATAAGGGCTACAGTTCggtatgtatatttttcatcACCTACTTACTCTTTTTTATTCTCACTTCTCCTATTAATTTCTATATCTTCTCTCCACAGGATGAAGATGATATTTCGTCTGAAAGTTTTACATCCGATGAATACTCAAATGAAGCCAAACATCCATTCGGAGAGAATGACAGTCGGGAATATACCATTGGCACTCATATACGTGTTCAACATCCCATAACAATACCCAAAAAGTCCACAATACCACCATATCCCACAAAGAGTTCAAAATATACAACCATACCTAATATGGGCGGCTATTCCATGGATGTTTCTCACGAAGAACATGGTTCTGATTCTTATTTGCCATCAACATCTTcgaaaaagctaaaatattccaAACTCTATGAGCCCGATCCATTTCATGTCATTTCACCACCCAACTCTAAAATACCAtctcaccatcatcatcatcatcctcagTCTGCATCTGCTTATGGTGCCAGCTATAATGCCTATGAACCCGATACTGAATCATATGAGAATCCAGAAGTGGCTGTTAAACATCTCAAGACAAATTTAAGAGACCGCTACAAGGGTGTGGCTTCCAAAAagcaaattgaaaaatatattgaagatCAAGAAAAGATGTTGGATGAAGCCTTGAAGCTTCAACTCCTTACCAGTCCAAAGTTTCAGAAACTTTTGAAAACGGCCGAAAATGAACAtcaatttaaacaacctgaaTTTGAAGATGAATATATTGCCAACGTACCACATCAATTCCGAGACAGTTTCCACAAGAGTGTGCCTCCAAAATCAATTCGCTCCCGTCGTCGTCCACAAAAGTCCAAGTCGTCGGTTTTGTCCAAGCCAAATCGAAAATATCGTTCAGCGTTTGTTATTGAAGTCTGA